A window of Candidatus Izemoplasma sp. contains these coding sequences:
- a CDS encoding response regulator — protein MKVALERLEQHGIFYVGTKSQISYIHCNPYLLIEDDQAVLFEPGSVLDFEEVKKNVEHYISLDKITYIVISHPDPDLASSLPLFEKAGLHAKVVCDWRTYNILKYYGITSPIYSLQQHNKQLRLNTGRVLEFIRAPFTHYSGNFLTYDTQSKSLFSGDLFGGYSKGWELFAGEDYNEAMATYHENYMPSSDFIRPIMKKLLKMDILYILPQHGSILRDEQVRKSIVFLYKLNFYNNSYQVVNVKNNRREYNFHSFLNQMLLRLNNLYSIDEILEVFDNTTIEIDPETLSVISQHENKYRLWNHFFEQIYLKKGHEWLAILESVVKKIVRLYNVKPPKIYQAQAVDSSMKLSQLEAEKEEMLKKIDAISENKGQGDQDDLRCQITNLRLTDAFKELVREDLQSDEVINDINGVIYISIDNMDEINAEHTIRIGDETIRIASVKIKDITNTETLVFKHFGAGFFIYLPKSDISTIYSKALELRNELGESDSFIEQISVSISIVRLSELVSIDIDDQVNELFTKLETRMIESQRYGGGHIVDHQNESELFDGKILLIDEDDIYQNILMRVFQLHNYDVVIAQDVYEAMTIIEKQRIDVIISEINLSKLDGFALKKQLNETTKYANIPFILVSHNKNHNSIIKANHLDIDFIVQKPFYHEEIVGLVQRLQRREIKNG, from the coding sequence ATGAAAGTTGCATTAGAACGATTGGAACAACATGGTATTTTTTATGTTGGCACAAAGTCACAAATTAGTTATATCCACTGTAATCCATATCTTTTAATTGAAGATGACCAAGCGGTGTTATTTGAGCCTGGTTCTGTATTGGATTTTGAGGAAGTTAAAAAGAATGTCGAACACTATATCTCTTTGGATAAGATTACGTATATTGTGATAAGTCATCCTGATCCCGACCTAGCCAGTTCATTGCCACTCTTTGAAAAAGCAGGACTACATGCCAAAGTAGTGTGTGATTGGCGAACCTACAATATACTTAAATATTATGGAATTACATCACCGATATACTCATTGCAGCAACACAACAAGCAATTACGTCTTAACACGGGTCGCGTTCTTGAATTCATTCGTGCCCCATTCACCCATTATTCTGGTAACTTTTTGACATATGATACCCAATCAAAATCACTCTTTTCTGGTGATTTATTTGGTGGTTATAGTAAGGGATGGGAACTGTTCGCAGGAGAAGATTATAACGAAGCAATGGCGACTTATCATGAGAATTATATGCCTAGTAGTGATTTTATTCGTCCGATCATGAAAAAACTACTAAAAATGGATATTTTATATATATTACCTCAACATGGGTCGATTTTACGTGATGAACAAGTACGAAAATCCATTGTATTTTTATATAAACTCAATTTTTATAACAACTCATATCAAGTAGTGAATGTTAAAAACAACCGCAGAGAATATAATTTTCATTCGTTTTTAAATCAAATGTTGTTACGACTTAATAACCTGTACTCAATCGATGAAATCTTAGAGGTGTTTGACAATACAACTATTGAGATCGATCCCGAAACGTTATCTGTTATATCACAACACGAGAACAAATATCGATTATGGAACCACTTTTTTGAACAGATTTATCTTAAAAAAGGGCATGAGTGGTTGGCAATATTGGAATCGGTTGTAAAGAAAATTGTGCGGCTATACAATGTTAAGCCCCCTAAAATTTATCAAGCACAAGCAGTAGATTCATCGATGAAATTATCACAGCTAGAAGCAGAAAAAGAAGAGATGCTTAAGAAAATTGATGCTATTTCAGAAAACAAGGGACAAGGGGATCAAGATGATTTACGTTGTCAGATTACGAATCTCCGATTAACTGATGCTTTTAAAGAACTTGTTCGCGAAGATTTACAATCCGATGAAGTGATCAATGATATCAATGGAGTCATTTACATCTCCATAGATAATATGGATGAAATCAACGCTGAACATACGATTCGGATTGGTGATGAAACGATACGAATTGCAAGTGTTAAAATTAAGGATATTACGAACACAGAAACATTGGTTTTCAAACACTTTGGTGCAGGATTTTTTATCTATTTACCAAAATCGGATATTTCCACTATTTATTCGAAAGCATTAGAACTGCGTAATGAGCTTGGTGAATCAGATTCTTTTATAGAACAAATATCAGTATCTATTAGTATCGTTCGCTTATCTGAACTTGTATCCATAGACATTGATGATCAGGTTAATGAACTGTTTACAAAGTTAGAAACCAGAATGATTGAATCACAACGATATGGTGGAGGTCATATAGTGGACCATCAAAATGAAAGTGAGCTTTTTGATGGCAAGATTCTTCTTATCGATGAGGATGATATTTATCAAAATATCTTAATGCGAGTCTTTCAATTACATAACTATGATGTGGTGATTGCTCAAGATGTTTATGAAGCGATGACCATTATTGAGAAACAACGTATTGATGTGATAATTTCAGAAATTAACCTGTCCAAATTAGATGGGTTTGCTTTAAAAAAACAATTGAATGAAACGACAAAGTATGCAAATATTCCATTTATTTTAGTATCCCACAATAAAAATCATAACTCGATCATTAAAGCCAATCATTTAGATATTGATTTTATTGTACAAAAACCATTTTATCACGAAGAAATCGTTGGTCTAGTTCAACGTTTACAACGAAGGGAGATTAAAAATGGATGA
- a CDS encoding permease, which yields MSIETIIIYGIAIILLVISFIKDKQKTALAIKKGYKKFMKILPVLLPLFLLIGIILTVITPVFITRVLGEESGFLGYVIGLTLGSITFMSPFVAYPLGAELIEQGAALPQIAGFLVTLMSVGIVYYAMESKYFNKKAAIYRNVISFIGAIVVVLVVLVMQSW from the coding sequence ATGAGCATAGAAACGATCATTATTTATGGTATAGCAATTATTTTACTCGTTATATCATTTATAAAAGATAAACAGAAAACAGCGTTAGCTATTAAAAAAGGGTATAAAAAGTTTATGAAGATCTTACCTGTCTTATTACCACTTTTTTTATTGATTGGAATTATTCTAACAGTCATTACACCAGTCTTTATTACACGTGTGCTTGGTGAAGAAAGTGGCTTCTTAGGTTACGTGATTGGCCTTACGTTAGGGAGTATTACCTTTATGAGTCCCTTTGTAGCCTACCCATTAGGGGCAGAACTCATTGAGCAAGGCGCAGCCTTACCACAAATTGCTGGCTTTTTAGTGACGTTAATGAGTGTAGGAATTGTCTATTATGCAATGGAATCAAAGTATTTTAATAAGAAAGCGGCTATTTACAGAAATGTGATTAGTTTTATAGGTGCGATTGTCGTCGTACTCGTGGTCTTGGTGATGCAGTCATGGTAA
- a CDS encoding iron-containing alcohol dehydrogenase, with translation MDNFKFYSPTEFIFGQDVEKDIGKRLKKEGVNKVFFHYGGGSIKKTGLYDTVVNALNEEKIEFVELGGVKPNPVDSLVYEGIELCQKENVDFVLAVGGGSVIDSAKAIAAGVKYDGDFWDFYDRKAVVEEALPVGVILTIPAAGSEGSSATVITKESEGLKRGMGSDLLRPVFSFINPELTYTLPMWHTAAGISDMMAHIFERYISNSKDVVLTDRLMESTLISIMEAARVIVTDPNNYEARATICWAGTIAHNGILGVGREEEWTTHGLEHELSALYDMTHGAGLAVIFPAYMRYTLNQDVDRYYRLATEVFGVPHNYDHKKDVAEEGILRLVGFFKEIGMPTTLEEADAKKEDIPKLIEKLKINRGESFGNFMTLTLDDARKIYELASEKQVYTTR, from the coding sequence ATGGATAATTTTAAGTTTTATAGTCCAACAGAATTTATTTTTGGACAAGATGTAGAAAAAGATATTGGCAAACGGTTAAAAAAAGAAGGGGTAAACAAAGTATTCTTTCATTATGGTGGGGGAAGTATTAAGAAAACGGGATTATATGATACTGTCGTTAATGCGTTGAATGAAGAAAAGATTGAGTTTGTTGAATTAGGTGGGGTAAAACCGAATCCTGTTGATTCTTTAGTGTATGAAGGCATCGAGTTATGTCAAAAAGAGAACGTTGATTTTGTCTTAGCTGTTGGTGGCGGGAGTGTAATTGATTCTGCGAAAGCGATTGCCGCAGGCGTAAAATATGATGGCGACTTCTGGGACTTTTATGATAGAAAGGCGGTTGTAGAAGAAGCATTACCTGTAGGGGTTATTCTTACTATTCCGGCTGCTGGATCTGAAGGATCAAGCGCAACCGTTATTACCAAAGAAAGTGAAGGATTAAAACGGGGTATGGGATCTGACTTGTTACGTCCTGTCTTTAGTTTTATTAATCCAGAATTAACCTACACATTACCGATGTGGCATACAGCCGCAGGGATTTCAGATATGATGGCCCATATCTTTGAACGCTATATTTCAAACTCTAAAGATGTTGTCTTAACCGATCGTTTAATGGAGAGTACATTAATCTCAATTATGGAAGCCGCTCGTGTGATTGTCACAGATCCAAATAATTATGAAGCCCGCGCAACGATTTGTTGGGCAGGGACAATTGCGCATAATGGTATACTTGGTGTTGGTCGTGAAGAAGAGTGGACAACCCATGGTCTTGAACATGAATTAAGTGCCTTATATGATATGACGCACGGGGCAGGTCTTGCGGTAATATTCCCAGCATATATGCGGTATACACTAAATCAAGATGTCGATCGGTATTACCGTTTAGCCACTGAAGTGTTTGGCGTACCGCATAATTACGATCATAAAAAAGACGTTGCTGAAGAAGGGATTTTAAGATTGGTTGGGTTCTTCAAAGAAATTGGTATGCCAACGACCTTAGAAGAAGCCGATGCAAAAAAAGAAGATATCCCTAAACTGATTGAAAAACTCAAAATTAATCGTGGGGAATCATTTGGTAATTTTATGACACTAACCTTGGATGACGCCAGAAAAATTTATGAACTAGCTAGTGAAAAACAAGTATATACAACAAGATAG
- a CDS encoding permease encodes MVKLLKQNKFLTLGIVLLIILSIIDIRLTYTALENTVFQITTMLLIIPPIFIIIGLFDVWVPRETIIEHMGEESKAKGMVLAFFLGAFSAGPTLVAFPIAHLMLKKGAKYSNVIFFLMVWSSLKLPIIFFQITAIGYYLPAIINITMLIVFIISSLLTDIFFTKKDKELYYEKANKSE; translated from the coding sequence ATGGTAAAACTATTGAAGCAAAATAAATTTTTAACACTAGGGATTGTATTATTAATCATTCTTAGTATTATTGATATCAGACTAACCTACACGGCATTAGAAAATACGGTTTTTCAAATTACAACAATGTTACTTATTATTCCACCCATTTTTATTATTATTGGACTCTTTGATGTCTGGGTACCAAGAGAAACGATTATAGAACATATGGGTGAAGAATCTAAAGCCAAAGGAATGGTTTTAGCGTTCTTCTTAGGAGCATTTAGCGCCGGACCCACCCTCGTTGCGTTTCCTATAGCGCATTTAATGCTTAAAAAAGGCGCTAAATATTCCAATGTCATCTTCTTTTTAATGGTTTGGAGTAGTTTAAAACTTCCAATCATCTTCTTCCAGATTACAGCTATTGGATATTATTTGCCTGCAATTATTAATATTACAATGTTAATTGTCTTTATTATTAGTTCCTTATTAACAGATATCTTTTTCACTAAAAAAGATAAAGAACTGTATTATGAAAAAGCAAATAAGTCAGAATAG
- a CDS encoding type II CAAX endopeptidase family protein produces MTKTKRLVLFFLFTYVFTWFFWGISLLDSKAIIQSPIPGNLFGIIGTFGPSIIGVIFLIKFDERKFLNILKETFILKGDLKWKLLAICLMPLILGLSYIISRYLFKVDYTLEWFKTPHMIPIVYLFILFLGGPLGEEIGWRGYALKELLIKHNPFVSSIILGLIWTCWHIPAFFIEGSAQQGIPFYLYTINTVILTFIITLLYIKTHYRISAALYFHASANFALGIFYIIDEPLGLLFTAIFIIGTFIFLLVKYSDLWFQPHTKNS; encoded by the coding sequence ATGACAAAGACAAAACGATTGGTTTTATTTTTCTTATTTACGTATGTATTTACTTGGTTCTTTTGGGGCATATCGTTACTTGACTCAAAAGCCATCATTCAAAGTCCGATACCTGGGAATCTCTTCGGTATAATCGGAACATTTGGGCCTAGTATAATTGGCGTTATCTTTTTAATTAAATTTGATGAGAGAAAGTTCTTAAATATACTTAAAGAAACCTTTATTTTAAAAGGCGATCTTAAGTGGAAATTGCTTGCGATTTGTTTAATGCCACTTATTCTTGGATTAAGTTATATTATTTCGCGCTATCTATTTAAGGTAGACTATACATTAGAATGGTTTAAAACCCCACACATGATCCCCATTGTCTATCTATTTATTCTCTTTTTAGGAGGCCCTTTAGGTGAAGAAATTGGATGGCGCGGTTATGCATTAAAAGAACTATTAATAAAACACAACCCTTTTGTTTCTAGTATAATCCTTGGGCTCATTTGGACTTGTTGGCATATTCCGGCATTCTTTATTGAAGGTAGCGCCCAACAAGGCATTCCGTTTTACTTGTATACAATTAACACCGTTATTTTAACGTTTATTATTACCTTATTATATATTAAAACACATTACAGGATCTCCGCAGCGCTATACTTTCATGCGAGCGCAAACTTTGCGCTTGGTATTTTTTACATTATAGATGAACCCCTAGGACTTCTATTCACAGCGATATTTATCATTGGCACGTTTATCTTCTTACTCGTTAAGTATTCAGATCTCTGGTTCCAACCACATACAAAAAATAGTTAA
- a CDS encoding GNAT family N-acetyltransferase, with the protein MHHFKDYTHSKAIIASHLNNMYPHQLIDIETYQILFTSVDFHFVCGIPPKDSTVFKQHLSSYIHTQNVSELIFFEDNKKWQSFLTSLFKKINGVIDTRIEYQLNKEQFLHLLNRHHFKHKIILDYITEHGSTKKFPIAKVVKNGKTVSYCKGFLMGNGYVELDVFTDDIYRRQEMAYESCLTLMHYLLRHNLTPSWSAWKAKASSHQLAKRLGFHNPTEMPAYIWIKDFGMF; encoded by the coding sequence ATGCATCATTTTAAGGACTATACACATAGTAAGGCAATTATAGCATCACACCTAAATAACATGTATCCCCACCAACTTATAGATATAGAAACGTATCAGATTCTTTTTACATCTGTTGATTTTCACTTTGTTTGTGGGATACCACCAAAAGATTCTACTGTATTTAAACAACACTTATCATCATATATCCATACGCAAAATGTCTCTGAACTTATTTTTTTTGAAGATAATAAAAAGTGGCAATCATTTTTAACATCATTATTTAAAAAGATTAATGGCGTAATTGATACACGGATTGAATATCAACTCAATAAAGAACAGTTTTTACACCTGTTAAATAGACATCACTTTAAACACAAGATCATACTGGATTACATAACAGAACACGGATCAACCAAAAAGTTTCCTATCGCAAAAGTAGTAAAAAATGGAAAAACAGTGAGTTATTGCAAAGGGTTCTTGATGGGAAATGGGTATGTTGAACTAGATGTCTTTACTGATGATATTTATAGACGTCAAGAGATGGCTTACGAGTCCTGTCTAACATTAATGCATTATTTATTAAGGCATAATCTCACCCCGTCATGGAGTGCGTGGAAAGCTAAAGCATCTTCCCATCAACTCGCTAAACGATTGGGTTTCCATAATCCAACTGAGATGCCGGCATATATATGGATAAAAGATTTTGGCATGTTTTAA
- a CDS encoding glycosyltransferase: protein MDDLVYLIIGSILGFFSVAIIFLVILILLQRRRTELHNKLIYRTRDYINNRYFKGDTTVEPPTNKRFMLQEFYRMEDQIHFPPRLRKHILNDLKDTKLYAYYRKNLNSYSRTKRILSAYYLGLFRYNDVYDILVQRLQKEKDESVQFYIVYSLIKYTHKDAFLHVVESLVGSSMDYQKKITALIINRFNLNNTYLFNLEHREENEIILLLLSIAEHHNNAFLQQYVQTYFETHRDRIMGDWAKDDIETLLNKASMKAIFNIDRSYLNLSELALCKKEWVRLYALKLYRDEHSFDAILELLSLADSAIGKEQIADTILVIIKRDKSYINKLLNEFEKQISDNQKDIIVLALSSVTDYILYKIHDEEKIIRKITSRMIRLQKSAAIIDFLNENKDDSIRQKLLPVLKSEMDRDSEFEHEVRMYLDKSLLEQLGTSRAEPIQNERQVNPIDINKIVWMLVILVITLLIYPIFYLINSYDIILTLKGMSLIYDLIININYNLAIYFIILNTIYITFVIVSFFSTKKQIALWNIKSNTMLFENRLLPGISVIAPAYNEEISIIESVKSLLNLKYPDYEVIVVNDGSSDKTLQTLIEYFELERKNPVNIQKLQTKFVRGIYTNTFIPKLKVIDKINGGKADALNVGINYSSKQYICGIDADSLLESDSLLRAISITLDYPKPHIAIGGQIAPVNGCTIDHGKVETFNLGKNPIVKMQTLEYMRAFNSGRLGWSEINSLLLISGAFGIFDKIKIIEVGGYLSSSGVYKKDSVGEDMELVVRLTNNALQNKEQYRVSYVYHAMCFTELPSSFKILFRQRNRWHRGLIDILHFHRKMIFDYKYKIPGMVGMPYFFFFEMVGPFLETIGYAMLLTGLALGVLSPYIVLGIFLITIFYGIVLSLSALYVNESKNRYTNRKVTLWLIAYAFLENLGYRQMVSIHRVKSFFSALKNSGKWGAMKRTGFKK, encoded by the coding sequence ATGGATGACCTTGTATATTTAATTATTGGTTCAATTTTAGGATTCTTTTCTGTTGCTATCATCTTTCTTGTGATCCTCATCTTACTGCAGCGACGACGAACTGAATTACATAATAAACTGATATATCGTACTCGAGATTATATCAATAATCGATACTTTAAGGGTGATACTACAGTTGAACCCCCTACCAATAAACGTTTTATGTTACAAGAGTTTTATCGTATGGAAGATCAAATTCATTTCCCACCACGCTTACGCAAACATATTTTAAACGACCTAAAAGACACTAAACTATATGCATACTATCGGAAAAATCTTAATTCATATTCGCGCACAAAGCGTATATTATCTGCTTATTATTTGGGTCTTTTTCGTTATAATGATGTCTACGATATACTCGTCCAACGATTGCAAAAAGAAAAAGATGAATCAGTACAATTTTATATTGTGTATTCACTCATAAAATACACACATAAAGATGCTTTTTTACATGTCGTAGAGAGCTTAGTGGGTAGTTCTATGGACTATCAGAAAAAAATTACAGCATTAATCATCAATCGGTTCAACTTAAACAATACGTATCTATTCAACCTAGAACATCGAGAAGAGAATGAAATTATTCTATTGCTATTATCAATTGCGGAGCATCACAATAACGCGTTTTTACAACAATATGTGCAAACATATTTTGAAACACATCGTGATCGTATCATGGGTGATTGGGCAAAAGATGATATCGAAACGTTATTGAATAAAGCCAGTATGAAAGCTATTTTTAATATTGACCGATCATATTTGAATTTATCCGAATTAGCACTTTGTAAAAAAGAATGGGTCCGTTTATATGCTTTAAAGTTATACCGTGATGAACACTCGTTTGATGCCATTTTAGAGTTATTAAGCTTGGCTGATTCGGCTATTGGTAAAGAGCAAATTGCAGATACTATTTTAGTTATTATTAAACGCGATAAATCTTATATAAATAAGTTGCTAAATGAATTTGAAAAACAAATCTCTGATAATCAAAAAGATATCATTGTATTAGCTTTATCAAGTGTCACGGACTATATCCTTTACAAGATTCACGATGAGGAAAAAATCATTCGTAAGATAACAAGTAGAATGATCCGTCTTCAAAAGTCAGCAGCTATCATTGATTTTTTAAATGAGAATAAGGATGACTCCATTAGACAAAAACTGTTACCGGTACTTAAATCTGAAATGGATAGAGATTCTGAATTTGAACATGAAGTGAGAATGTATTTAGATAAATCTTTGTTAGAACAACTTGGCACCTCTCGTGCAGAACCAATCCAAAATGAACGACAAGTTAATCCGATTGATATTAACAAAATAGTTTGGATGCTTGTAATTCTTGTTATTACATTACTGATTTATCCTATATTTTATCTTATTAATTCATATGATATAATTCTAACCTTAAAGGGAATGTCTTTGATTTATGATTTAATCATTAACATTAATTACAACTTAGCAATATATTTTATAATTCTTAACACTATTTATATCACATTTGTCATTGTGTCATTTTTCTCCACAAAAAAACAAATTGCACTGTGGAATATTAAATCTAACACGATGTTATTTGAGAATCGCTTGTTACCAGGAATCTCAGTGATTGCCCCCGCATACAATGAAGAAATATCTATTATTGAAAGTGTTAAATCATTGTTGAATTTAAAATATCCAGATTATGAGGTAATTGTGGTAAATGATGGTTCAAGTGACAAGACACTACAAACACTCATTGAGTATTTTGAGTTAGAGCGAAAAAACCCTGTTAATATACAAAAATTACAAACAAAATTTGTTCGTGGTATTTACACTAACACGTTTATTCCGAAACTTAAGGTAATCGACAAGATCAATGGGGGAAAAGCGGATGCATTAAATGTAGGAATTAACTATAGCTCTAAACAATATATTTGTGGGATTGATGCGGACAGTTTACTTGAAAGTGACTCACTGCTTAGAGCGATATCGATCACCTTAGATTATCCAAAACCCCATATTGCTATAGGTGGTCAAATTGCACCAGTAAATGGGTGTACGATTGATCATGGGAAAGTTGAAACTTTCAACCTTGGGAAGAATCCCATTGTCAAGATGCAAACACTCGAATACATGCGTGCGTTTAATAGTGGTCGTTTAGGGTGGTCGGAAATTAATAGCCTATTGCTTATATCGGGAGCATTTGGTATTTTTGACAAGATCAAAATCATTGAAGTCGGTGGGTATCTCTCAAGCAGTGGTGTTTACAAAAAGGATTCTGTAGGAGAAGACATGGAACTAGTTGTACGCTTGACAAACAATGCGCTACAGAACAAAGAACAGTATCGTGTTTCTTATGTATATCATGCGATGTGTTTTACTGAATTACCAAGTTCTTTTAAAATCCTTTTCCGTCAACGAAATCGATGGCATCGCGGGCTTATTGATATTTTACACTTTCATCGTAAAATGATCTTTGATTACAAATATAAAATCCCTGGGATGGTCGGGATGCCATACTTTTTCTTCTTTGAGATGGTTGGTCCTTTCTTAGAAACAATTGGATATGCCATGCTTTTAACTGGGCTTGCACTTGGTGTATTATCACCATATATTGTACTGGGAATTTTCCTGATCACAATCTTTTATGGCATTGTGTTATCTTTATCAGCTCTTTATGTGAATGAATCTAAAAACCGATATACCAATCGAAAAGTAACCTTATGGTTAATTGCATACGCTTTTTTGGAAAACTTAGGATACCGTCAAATGGTTAGTATTCATCGTGTCAAAAGTTTTTTCTCTGCTTTAAAAAATAGTGGCAAGTGGGGCGCTATGAAACGTACAGGATTTAAAAAATAG